The Rhododendron vialii isolate Sample 1 chromosome 5a, ASM3025357v1 genome contains a region encoding:
- the LOC131325059 gene encoding probable protein phosphatase 2C 60 produces MLTRLMNYLRACFRPRSDGHVHAGSDSCGKQEGLLWYKDTGQHSNGEFSMAVVQANNLLEDQSQIESGCLSTNDLGPFGTFVGVYDGHGGPETARYINQYLFQHLKKFTHEQQSMSADVIRKAFQATEEGFLSVVTRQWPMAPQIAAVGSCCLVGVICNGTLYIANVGDSRAVLGRLVKSPGEVLAIQLSAEHNVAIESVRQELRSLHPDDSQIVVLKHNVWRVKGLIQISRSIGDFYLKKAEFNREPLYAKFRLREPLRRPVLSSEPSISVHPLQPHDLFIIFASDGLWEHLSNQEAVDLVQNHRRNGSAKRLVKVALREAAKKREMRYSDLKKIDRGVRRHFHDDITVVVVFLDSNLVSRASSVRSPNLSVKGGGVNLPSNTLVPCTTPT; encoded by the exons ATGTTAACCCGGTTGATGAACTACTTGAGGGCCTGTTTTCGGCCGAGGTCGGATGGGCATGTTCATGCGGGTTCGGATTCCTGTGGTAAGCAAGAAGGGCTTTTATGGTACAAAGATACAGGACAACATTCTAATGGGGAATTCTCAATGGCTGTGGTTCAAGCCAACAATTTACTCGAGGATCAGAGCCAAATTGAGTCAGGTTGCTTGAGCACAAATGACTTGGGTCCATTTGGAACCTTTGTTGGTGTTTATGATGGGCATGGAGGCCCCGAGACTGCTCGATACATCAATCAATACCTCTTCCAGCATCTCAAGA AGTTTACTCATGAGCAACAATCTATGTCGGCGGATGTAATACGGAAGGCATTCCAAGCAACAGAGGAGGGGTTTCTCTCTGTTGTTACCAGACAATGGCCAATGGCACCGCAGATTGCAGCTGTAGGATCTTGCTGCCTGGTCGGTGTTATTTGCAATGGAACCCTTTACATTGCCAACGTTGGTGATTCGAGAGCTGTTTTGGGGAGACTTGTCAAATCACCAGGGGAGGTTCTGGCCATTCAGCTCTCAGCAGAGCACAATGTGGCTATAGAGTCTGTGAGACAGGAGTTGCGTTCTTTGCACCCGGATGACTCACAAATAGTTGTTTTAAAGCATAACGTATGGCGTGTGAAGGGCCTCATACAA ATTTCAAGATCTATTGGTGATTTCTATTTGAAAAAGGCAGAGTTCAATAGGGAGCCCTTATATGCTAAGTTTCGGCTACGCGAACCTCTTAGAAGGCCGGTCTTGAGCTCTGAACCGTCGATTTCGGTGCACCCGCTTCAGCCGCATGATCTGTTTATTATATTCGCTTCAGATGGTCTCTGGGAGCACTTAAGCAACCAGGAAGCAGTGGATTTGGTTCAAAATCATCGTCGCAAC GGAAGTGCGAAAAGGTTGGTGAAAGTTGCTCTGCGAGAAGCGGcgaagaagagagagatgaggtATTCAGACTTGAAGAAGATCGATCGTGGTGTCCGCCGGCATTTCCACGACGACATCACGGTAGTTGTTGTTTTTCTCGATTCTAATCTGGTGAGCAGGGCCAGCTCGGTCCGTAGTCCCAACCTGTCCGTGAAAGGGGGCGGAGTCAACCTCCCTTCCAACACTCTTGTCCCCTGCACTACTCCCACCTGA
- the LOC131327428 gene encoding translation initiation factor IF3-1, mitochondrial has protein sequence MAYWGRIRQATVTCLSTQYRRCHLLNQTTANPITRVLKSPTAFVIRETQIEFGNGVRFFAAPVQAKSKQEEKDTSRQRLNEKITAEFVRLVTEEGHCVVSRREALERARRLNLDLVEVQRNAKPPVCKLADYHKEKYKQQIKEKDRAKSKSEVTLRKGDCKEVRFSVKTEQKDLQMKADTVKRLMDRGYRVKCMALGKEDDLGGILSRLSALIEDVSVVESGPRVEKKHAYVIVRHVKFGPSKKGSGKKVSNVVADSTVVQSPVQSEDILGHDSEFETDGENLSEEAETHIPDKKNDTWSALEADDDYDSVFDLGVEAKTGKNSGDAPTNPAPNRFSDISPRPVDPVRKETVLPSPVEPRNNNPPPKSVDGKGTSFGIFSASKGNDSPDRHGLPAEVSNRYKKGNSSDSRRHPMPRGVSENACTPLSDTNRGGRPGVDSGEQGKWGIFSTESSNGVPSRNSESYSKFRR, from the exons ATGGCATACTGGGGCCGAATCAGGCAAGCGACGGTCACATGCTTGTCAACCCAGTACAGAAGATGCCATCTTCTCAATCAAACTACTGCGAACCCAATAACTAGGGTTCTCAAGAGCCCCACCGCGTTCGTCATTCGCGAGACCCAGATCGAGTTTGGCAACGGCGTCAGGTTCTTCGCCGCCCCAGTTCAG GCCAAGTCGAAGCAGGAAGAGAAAGACACGAGTCGCCAACGGTTGAACGAGAAAATTACGGCGGAATTTGTTAGGCTTGTAACAGAGGAAG GGCATTGTGTTGTGTCAAGGAGGGAAGCTTTAGAACGTGCGAGACGTCTCAATCTTGATTTAGTTGAG GTTCAACGAAATGCTAAACCACCTGTTTGTAAGCTCGCGGACTACCACAAGGAGAAGTACAAACaacaaataaaggaaaaagaccGTGCTAAAAGCAAG TCTGAAGTGACTTTACGGAAAGGAGATTGCAAAGAAGTTCGGTTTTCTGTTAAAACT GAACAAAAAGATCTCCAAATGAAAGCAGATACGGTGAAGAGGTTGATGGACCGTGGTTATCGAGTCAAG TGTATGGCCTTGGGTAAGGAAGATGACTTGGGGGGAATCTTATCTCGTCTCAGCGCTCTG ATTGAAGATGTTTCTGTCGTGGAAAGTGGACCCAGGGTGGAAAAAAAACACGCTTATGTTATTGTCAGGCATGTGAAGTTTGGCCCATCAAAGAAAGGCTCAGGAAAGAAAGTTTCCAACGTTGTTGCCGATAGTACTGTGGTCCAAAGCCCTGTCCAGTCTGAAGACATTTTGGGTCATGACTCAGAATTTGAAACGGATGGTGAAAACCTTTCGGAAGAGGCAGAAACGCATATTCCAGacaagaaaaatgatacttggtCAGCCCTTGAGGCAGACGATGATTATGACAGTGTGTTTGATTTGGGGGTTGAGGCAAAGACTGGAAAGAATTCTGGAGATGCACCAACGAATCCTGCACCAAATAGGTTTTCAGACATCAGCCCCAGACCTGTTGATCCTGTAAGAAAAGAAACGGTTTTACCTTCCCCAGTAGAGCCGAGGAATAATAACCCACCTCCAAAATCAGTGGACGGCAAGGGCACcagttttggtatttttagtgCTTCAAAAGGTAACGATTCTCCTGATAGACATGGTCTACCAGCAGAAGTTAGTAATAGGTACAAGAAAGGAAATTCTTCTGATTCAAGAAGACACCCTATGCCTCGAGGGGTTTCAGAAAACGCATGCACACCCTTGTCAGACACCAATAGAGGTGGAAGGCCAGGAGTTGATAGTGGCGAACAAGGGAAATGGGGGATATTCAGCACAGAGAGCTCGAATGGGGTACCGAGCAGGAATTCTGAAAGCTATTCGAAATTTCGACGATAG
- the LOC131325058 gene encoding protein CHAPERONE-LIKE PROTEIN OF POR1, chloroplastic-like yields the protein MAQNQEKHSLSLSLSPNSTETIRANQPHISTQHRKEPQQMATTLSARPNRTLLGREPAGPVRSRQPSAAQIVKITAMMNRTDRWRWGAAVSAPFRRTLPPVLLAGSRADDSAPSEMSVENALKLLGVPEGASFEDILRAKKSIIAGCKGDEEIIAQVEAAYDMLLMQSLSQRRAGKVVDSNIRYADVKAVNAPMPQWLQATIKRSQVSFETPDTGDLGIQAGVYGALMVLNYVNGASTSSAAPYAGADVPGLILATSFGASLYFMTKKNIKLGKATVITIGGLVVGAAVGSVVENWLQVDIVPFFGIHSPAVIVSEFILFSQFLVSLYLR from the exons ATGGCGCAGAACCAAGAAaagcattctctctctctctctctctctccaaactctACAGAGACAATCAGAGCAAACCAGCCTCACATTTCCACGCAACACAGAAAAGAACCCCAACAGATGGCCACCACTCTCTCGGCCCGGCCCAACCGAACCCTCCTCGGCCGCGAACCGGCCGGCCCGGTCCGCTCACGGCAGCCCTCCGCCGCCCAAATTGTGAAGATAACAGCGATGATGAACAGGACCGACCGGTGGCGGTGGGGGGCCGCGGTGTCCGCCCCCTTCCGCCGCACTCTACCGCCGGTCCTCCTCGCCGGCTCGAGAGCCGACGACTCGGCGCCGTCGGAGATGTCCGTGGAGAACGCTTTGAAGCTACTGGGCGTACCAGAGGGCGCTTCGTTTGAAGACATACTTCGGGCCAAGAAATCGATTATCGCCGGTTGTAAGGGCGACGAGGAGATAATTGCACAG GTAGAGGCTGCGTATGATATGTTGCTTATGCAAAGTTTGTCACAGCGCCGAGCTGGAAAAGTTGTTGATAGCAACATCCGTTATGCTGATGTTAAAGCTGTAAACGCACCAATGCCTCAGTGGCTGCAAGCGACTATTAAGCGTTCGCAAGTTTCATTTGAAACGCCAGATACTGGTGACTTGGGCATACAAGCTGGTGTATATGGAGCCCTCATGGTCTTAAATTACGTCAATGGAGCCTCCACATCTTCTGCAGCACCCTATGCTGGGGCTGATGTTCCTGGGCTGATCCTGGCCACAAGTTTTGGAGCATCCTTATACTTCATGACTAAAAAGAATATTAAGTTAG GAAAGGCAACTGTAATTACCATTGGGGGCCTTGTAGTTGGGGCGGCAGTGGGTTCTGTGGTGGAGAACTGGTTGCAAGTGGACATTGTCCCATTTTTCGGCATACACTCCCCTGCTGTTATAGTTAGTGAATTTATACTCTTCTCTCAGTTTTTGGTTTCCTTGTACCTGAGATAG